A region of the uncultured Bacteroides sp. genome:
GTGTCTCAGTACCAATGTGGGGGACCTTCCTCTCAGAACCCCTATCCATCGAAGACTTGGTGAGCCGTTACCTCACCAACTATCTAATGGAACGCATCCCCATCCATAACCAATAAATCTTTAACTTTAAAAAGATGCCTTGATAAAGTACTATCGGGTATTAATCTTTCTTTCGAAAGGCTATCCCCGAGTTATGGGAAGGTTGGATACGTGTTACTCACCCGTGCGCCGGTCGTCAGCGGTATTGCTACCCTGCTACCCCTCGACTTGCATGTGTTAAGCCTGTAGCTAGCGTTCATCCTGAGCCAGGATCAAACTCTTCATTGTAAAAGTTTTATTTAATTCTGTTCAGGATTCCGTTCTTATTTTCTTGTTTCTTCAATAACTTAATCGCTTAAATCATTGTTGACGGTTCGAAATTTATTACTCTGTAAGTATGCTAAAAGCACGCCTACAAGAGCTCTTGTACTACTTGTATTGTTTATATCTAAATCTTATTCAAAGAACGATTTTGTTTTGCTTTTTGTTAAGCGGATGCAAAGGTAGAACTTTTAATCTTTACCTCCAAATGTTTTCTGATTTATTTTTTTTAATTAATCCCTCAGAATTCTTTCGGTGAAACACCCTCTTCTCAATAAGTCATAAACTTTAATGCCTTGTCTCTTACAAAGCGGGTGCAAAAGTAGAACTTTAAAACTTTAAATCCAAACTTATATTACTCTTTTTTATAATAAAAATAGTAGCACTTACTTAATGTACTGGTTTACAACTAATAATATTAAAAAGTATTTTCACGGATATATTATATGTGGAAATCTAATCTGCAATATTTATGTTGTATCCTAAACAAATCTGCATAAAACAAGGATAAATTGATTAGGAATAAAAGAATACCCAGGTGGCAGAAGTTTATTTCTTACTACCATCTTTTTTAATGAAACAATCTATTTATAACTTTCCCATAAATAGCAAAGACAAAAGCATCCATCACAGGTCTGCTACTTCTTAGGAATATAGACCAACATTTAACATAAGAGCACAGTAAATATACTAAGATACATGGTAAGCGTTTTCACGATACTACATTGTTCGTCACGATTTGGCCTTTTATCTTTGCCTTCCAAAAAGGAAAAAAGATGAAAGTATCCGAACTATACACAGAAACGACAGGGGGCTATAGGGGAATTAGGGATCAGTTTATATTCTTGGAGGATCCTAGTTAAAAGTTTATCTTTGCAGGATGAAAAAGAAGATAGATAACCCGACCCCACTTAACGTGTTAGGTATGTTTTTGCCTTCGGGCCTGCTTGATTATTTTGATTTAATCAATAGTGAATCCCTGGAAACCTGTTTTATTCTGTTCCTTGAAGAGAAGAATATTATTCCTGAAGAATGCAAAACACTTCCTCTTCATTCAAAAGGATTTATGCCGGAAATCGAAGTCCAAGATTTTCCTATACGAGGTAAAGCAGTCTATCTTCGCATTAAACGGCGCCGTTGGGAAGATACTCAAACCGGTAAAACATATAGCCGTGATTGGAATCTGGTTGCCACCGGCACTCGCATAACCGCTGAGTTCGGTGCTTTTTTAAAAGAATTACTTAGACAATAATGCTGCCAGCAGCGAATCTTTGGCTGGACACTATGGATTAGATGGCAAGCTCATTCAAAAGTATTATAAAGAAAATCTGAGCGATTTCAGGGAATGGGATCTGTTGTCCCATGCAGAAGATTACATTCTCTTCCCAAAAAACATCTCTTATCACCTTTGCATTGATGAAACAGCGCTTACCTCAGGAGAATTATACACTATTCTCTCAAGTAAAAAAGGTCATGGCCGTAAAGGTACAATCGTAGCTGTTATTAAAGGAACCAAGGCTGAAGATATAATAAATGTACTCTGCAAGATTCCAGAGAAGGAACGCAATATTGTAAAAGAGGTTACTCTTGATATGGCAGGTAGCATGCAAAAGATTATCCAGTGTTGCTTTCCAAAAGCCATACAGGTTATAGATAGTTTCCATGTTCAGAATTTACGCCCCCAGTCATATGATAAAAATGTAGCCAGATTGAAGCTTGCTCAGTGGTATGAAAGCATAGAAAAAGAAGGGTACAGGAATTTTTCTACTGTTAGTCAAACTATAAAAAACAATTATGAAAGAATATTGAACTTCTTTATTAACAGAAGTACAAATGCAGCTGCAGAATCATTTAATGCGAAACTCAAATTCTTCAGAGCTTCATTCAGAGGAGTGGCGGATATGACATTTTTCCTTTTTAGAATATCAAAAATTTATGCATAAAAGAAGACCGGATTTAACATTCCCCCAGGAATTCGGACTGATCCATGATCCTAGGTTATAGATGTAGTATGTATAAAAACGAAAAGGAGTCCTGAGTGACTTGTTAGTCAGACTCAGAACTCCTTGATAAAACGGCAGCTACCTACTCTCCCACTGTTACGCAGTACCATCGGCGTGATCAGGCTTAACTTCTCTGTTCGGAATGGGAAGAGGTGGAACCCTGATGCTATAGCTACCTTAATATTTTTAATTTCTTAATTATATTATTAAGATAAACACAATGCAAAAGCAATAAAGATAATAATATTTCAGTATCAATAAAGAGCCAAATTATCTAGCCAACCATATATGGCATAGAAGAAAGTGTACGGGCAATTAGTACTGCTCGGCTTTGACATTACTGTCTTTACACCTGCAGCCTATCAACGTTGTCGTCTTCAACGACCCTAAGAAATCTAATCTTGTGGCTGGCTTCGTACTTAGATGCTTTCAGCACTTATCCAATCCCGACTTAGATACCCGGCAATGCACCTGGCGGCACAACCGGTAAACCAGCGGTCAGTCCAACACGGTCCTCTCGTACTAGTGTCAGAGCCACGCAAATTTCATACGCCCACGATAGATAGAGACCGAACTGTCTCACGACGTTCTGAACCCAGCTCGCGTGCCACTTTAATGGGCGAACAGCCCAACCCTTGGGACCTTCTCCAGCCCCAGGATGTGACGAGCCGACATCGAGGTGCCAAACCGCTCCGTCGATATGAGCTCTTGGGAGCGATCAGCCTGTTATCCCCGGAGTACCTTTTATCCTTTGAGCGATGTCCCTTCCATACGGAAACACCGGATCACTATGCTCTAGTTTCCTACCTGATCGACTTGTCGGTCTCCCAGTCAAGCACCCTTATGCCATTACACTCTGCGGACGGTTACCAATCGTCCTGAGGGTACCTTTAGAAGCCTCCGTTACACTTTTGGAGGCGACCA
Encoded here:
- a CDS encoding transposase family protein, whose product is MKKKIDNPTPLNVLGMFLPSGLLDYFDLINSESLETCFILFLEEKNIIPEECKTLPLHSKGFMPEIEVQDFPIRGKAVYLRIKRRRWEDTQTGKTYSRDWNLVATGTRITAEFGAFLKELLRQ
- a CDS encoding transposase, with product MAGHYGLDGKLIQKYYKENLSDFREWDLLSHAEDYILFPKNISYHLCIDETALTSGELYTILSSKKGHGRKGTIVAVIKGTKAEDIINVLCKIPEKERNIVKEVTLDMAGSMQKIIQCCFPKAIQVIDSFHVQNLRPQSYDKNVARLKLAQWYESIEKEGYRNFSTVSQTIKNNYERILNFFINRSTNAAAESFNAKLKFFRASFRGVADMTFFLFRISKIYA